In a genomic window of Mycolicibacter heraklionensis:
- a CDS encoding aconitate hydratase translates to MATDSNLDSFGTRGELSVDDTTYQIRRLDRVDGSARLPYSLKVLLENLLRNEDGRLVTAEQVNAMASWDPSAAHGREIAYTPARVLMQDFTGVPCVVDLVAMRDAIADLGGKTTRINPLCPTELVIDHSVIADVFGRTDAFAINAELEFERNAERYQLLRWGQQAFDDFSVVPPDTGICHQVNLEYLARVVFTRDSAEGPLAYPDTLVGTDSHTPMVNGLGVLGWGVGGIEAEAAMLGQPMSMLIPPVVGLKLTGELQPGTTATDLVLTVAELLRATGVVGKFVEFFGPGVANVPLANRATIGNMSPEYGATCAIFPIDRVTCDYLRLTGRSEHQIKLVEAYAKEQGMWHDPDREPVYSQTLELDLSSVEPSIAGPKRPQDRIPLRLAPHTVAALLDGAETTAQALSDLDKASADSFPASDPIAFGHSQAAGKPREPWAGGEKLPWRTDAQPIELADGTRTEIDNGDVVIAAITSCTNTSNPSVMVGAALLARNAVDKGLSRKPWVKTTLAPGSRVVTDYYERAGLTPYLDELGFNLVGYGCTTCIGNSGPLIPEVSKAVVDNDLTVCSVLSGNRNFEGRIHPEVRMNFLASPPLVVAYALAGTLRVNLLTDPLGTGSDGEPVYLRDIWPTTDEIAAVVDGNLQAEMFTTSYGDVFTGDDRWRSLDVPDTDTFSWAPDSTYVRQPPYFDGMTRDPAPLTDITGARVLAKLGDSVTTDHISPAGSIRYDSPAGKYLAEHGIERKDFNSYGSRRGNHEVMIRGTFANVRLRNQLAPDTEGGFTRDFTQPDGPVSTIYDASVNYLAAGTPLVILAGKEYGSGSSRDWAAKGTVLLGVRAVLAVSYERIHRSNLIGMGVLPLQFPDGADADSLGLTGEETFDITGVTALGDTIPDTVHVQAGDIEFDATVRIDTPGEADYYRHGGIMQYVLRQLLD, encoded by the coding sequence ATGGCCACAGACAGCAACCTCGACAGCTTCGGAACCCGGGGCGAGCTCAGCGTCGACGACACCACGTATCAGATCCGACGGCTCGATCGCGTCGACGGCTCGGCGCGACTTCCCTACAGCCTCAAGGTTCTGCTGGAGAACCTGCTGCGCAACGAAGACGGCCGGCTGGTCACCGCTGAGCAGGTCAACGCGATGGCCAGCTGGGATCCGAGCGCCGCGCACGGCCGGGAGATCGCGTACACGCCGGCGCGGGTGTTGATGCAGGACTTCACCGGGGTGCCGTGCGTGGTCGACCTGGTCGCGATGCGCGACGCAATCGCCGACCTGGGCGGCAAGACGACCCGCATCAACCCGCTTTGCCCCACCGAGCTGGTGATCGACCATTCGGTGATCGCCGACGTCTTCGGCCGCACCGACGCGTTCGCGATCAACGCCGAGCTGGAGTTCGAGCGCAACGCCGAGCGCTATCAACTGCTGCGCTGGGGCCAGCAGGCGTTCGACGACTTCTCCGTGGTTCCGCCCGACACCGGCATCTGCCACCAGGTCAACCTGGAATACCTGGCTCGCGTGGTGTTCACCCGCGACAGCGCGGAGGGGCCGTTGGCCTACCCCGACACCCTCGTCGGCACCGACTCGCACACCCCGATGGTCAACGGCCTCGGCGTCCTGGGCTGGGGCGTCGGTGGGATCGAAGCCGAAGCGGCGATGCTCGGTCAACCGATGAGCATGCTGATCCCACCGGTGGTCGGCCTGAAACTGACCGGTGAACTACAGCCCGGTACCACCGCCACCGACCTGGTCCTCACCGTCGCCGAGCTGCTGCGCGCCACCGGGGTGGTCGGCAAGTTCGTCGAGTTCTTCGGACCCGGCGTGGCCAACGTTCCGCTGGCGAACCGGGCCACGATCGGCAACATGAGCCCGGAGTACGGGGCTACCTGCGCGATCTTCCCGATCGACCGCGTCACCTGCGACTATCTACGCCTGACCGGCCGCTCTGAGCATCAGATCAAGCTAGTGGAGGCCTACGCCAAAGAGCAGGGCATGTGGCACGACCCGGATCGCGAACCCGTCTATTCGCAAACGCTGGAACTGGACCTGAGCAGTGTCGAGCCGTCGATCGCCGGCCCCAAACGCCCACAGGACCGCATTCCGCTGCGGCTGGCCCCGCACACCGTCGCCGCCCTGCTCGACGGCGCCGAAACCACCGCTCAGGCACTCTCGGACCTGGACAAGGCGTCGGCCGATTCGTTCCCGGCCAGCGACCCGATCGCGTTCGGTCACTCCCAAGCGGCAGGCAAACCGCGGGAGCCGTGGGCCGGTGGTGAAAAGCTCCCCTGGCGGACCGATGCCCAGCCGATCGAGCTCGCCGACGGCACCCGCACCGAGATCGACAACGGCGACGTCGTGATCGCCGCGATCACCTCGTGCACCAACACCTCCAACCCCTCGGTGATGGTCGGCGCGGCACTGCTGGCGCGCAATGCCGTCGACAAGGGCTTGTCGCGTAAGCCGTGGGTGAAGACCACGCTGGCGCCCGGGTCGCGGGTGGTCACCGACTACTACGAGCGGGCGGGCCTGACGCCCTACCTGGATGAGCTCGGCTTCAACCTGGTGGGCTACGGCTGCACCACCTGCATCGGCAACTCGGGGCCGCTGATCCCCGAGGTGAGCAAGGCCGTCGTCGACAACGACTTGACTGTGTGCTCGGTGCTGTCGGGCAACCGCAACTTCGAGGGCCGCATCCACCCAGAAGTCCGAATGAATTTCCTCGCCTCCCCGCCGCTGGTGGTCGCCTATGCACTCGCCGGCACACTGCGCGTCAACCTGCTCACCGATCCGCTGGGCACCGGCAGCGACGGCGAACCGGTGTACCTGCGCGACATCTGGCCCACCACCGACGAGATTGCCGCCGTAGTCGACGGCAACCTGCAGGCCGAGATGTTCACCACCAGCTACGGCGACGTCTTCACCGGCGACGACCGCTGGCGTTCCCTGGATGTCCCCGACACCGACACCTTCTCCTGGGCGCCGGACTCCACCTACGTGCGCCAGCCACCGTACTTCGACGGCATGACCCGCGACCCGGCGCCGCTCACCGACATCACCGGTGCCCGAGTGCTGGCCAAGCTCGGCGACTCGGTCACCACCGACCACATCAGCCCGGCCGGGTCCATCCGCTACGACTCGCCCGCTGGAAAGTACCTGGCGGAGCATGGAATTGAGCGCAAAGACTTCAACTCCTACGGCTCGCGGCGTGGCAACCATGAGGTGATGATTCGCGGCACCTTCGCCAACGTGCGGCTGCGCAACCAATTGGCGCCCGATACCGAGGGCGGCTTCACCCGCGACTTCACCCAGCCGGACGGTCCGGTCAGCACCATTTACGACGCGTCGGTGAACTACCTCGCCGCCGGCACGCCACTGGTGATTCTGGCCGGTAAGGAATACGGATCCGGTTCCTCGCGCGACTGGGCCGCCAAGGGCACCGTGCTACTCGGTGTGCGGGCGGTGCTGGCGGTGTCCTACGAGCGCATCCACCGCTCCAACCTGATCGGTATGGGGGTGCTCCCCCTGCAGTTCCCCGACGGCGCCGACGCGGATTCGCTGGGCCTGACCGGTGAGGAGACCTTCGACATCACCGGGGTGACCGCACTGGGCGACACCATCCCCGACACCGTGCACGTACAGGCCGGTGACATCGAATTCGACGCGACGGTGCGCATCGACACCCCCGGCGAGGCCGACTATTACCGGCACGGCGGCATCATGCAATACGTATTGCGGCAATTGCTCGACTGA
- a CDS encoding oxygenase MpaB family protein yields MADVPNTPNADLAVARYGQAGRDWIDGTRIADPLADAVVADFATLPRGAGMTMLRTAIQHGIDAVESPPESLRALFAAIDHEPDWLDHDRLNRAAGHIVRHTASYGIVLGAASLTAGAMNSVAGMPLVLTGRYTSQAAVRSIEVGAWLEEILTPGGLRRGGAGLATTLRVRMIHAFVRRHLLAEGDWDSEAWGAPIPQSYMAFTIVEFGRIALAAMHQLGVRYTREELDDIYHFWRYVGRLNGVGDELNPATEADQIRIAELYALTAVEPDDGDRDFVRALTHDYLAREIAELLPFGGSWKHRVGVNIINGMTRAFLGDANASRLGVADTPFKYLPRVIGPAFGWVNEVLARIPGMNELRTRRALANYPRLMAEQRQRYGVHHDLVDAAPDSAGHPAAVRSA; encoded by the coding sequence ATGGCAGATGTGCCCAACACTCCCAATGCCGACCTCGCCGTCGCGCGATACGGCCAGGCCGGCCGCGACTGGATCGACGGAACGCGGATCGCCGATCCGCTGGCCGACGCCGTGGTCGCTGATTTCGCCACGTTGCCTCGCGGCGCGGGGATGACCATGCTGCGGACCGCGATCCAGCACGGCATCGACGCTGTCGAGTCGCCGCCGGAGTCGCTGCGGGCGTTGTTCGCCGCGATCGACCACGAGCCCGACTGGCTCGACCACGACCGTCTGAATCGCGCCGCAGGTCACATCGTCCGCCACACCGCGTCCTACGGCATCGTCTTGGGTGCGGCCTCGTTGACGGCCGGAGCCATGAATTCCGTCGCCGGGATGCCGCTGGTGCTCACGGGTCGCTACACCAGCCAGGCGGCCGTGCGGTCGATCGAGGTCGGCGCGTGGTTGGAGGAGATCCTCACGCCCGGTGGGCTGCGCCGCGGCGGCGCCGGCTTGGCCACGACGTTGCGGGTCCGGATGATTCACGCGTTCGTCCGGCGCCATCTGCTGGCCGAGGGTGACTGGGACAGTGAGGCGTGGGGCGCACCGATTCCGCAGAGCTACATGGCGTTCACCATCGTCGAGTTCGGTCGGATCGCCCTGGCGGCAATGCACCAACTGGGGGTCCGCTATACGCGAGAAGAACTCGACGACATCTACCACTTCTGGCGCTACGTCGGTCGACTCAACGGCGTTGGCGACGAACTGAATCCGGCCACCGAGGCGGATCAGATCCGTATCGCGGAGTTGTATGCACTGACCGCGGTGGAGCCCGACGACGGAGACCGCGACTTCGTCCGCGCGTTGACGCACGACTATCTGGCGCGCGAGATCGCCGAGCTGCTTCCGTTCGGCGGCTCCTGGAAGCACCGCGTGGGAGTCAACATCATCAACGGCATGACCCGGGCATTTCTCGGTGATGCCAACGCCAGCCGGCTGGGCGTGGCTGACACACCGTTCAAATACCTGCCGCGGGTGATCGGCCCGGCCTTCGGCTGGGTCAACGAAGTGCTGGCGCGTATTCCGGGCATGAACGAACTGCGGACCAGACGCGCCTTGGCCAACTACCCGCGGCTGATGGCCGAACAGCGGCAGCGCTACGGGGTGCACCACGACCTGGTGGATGCCGCGCCGGACAGCGCCGGCCATCCTGCCGCGGTGCGCTCCGCCTAG
- a CDS encoding SDR family oxidoreductase: MAGTEFSGRTMVVSGASRGIGLAIGLGAARLGANVVLLAKTAEPHPRLPGTVHTAAAEIEEAGGKALAVVGDVRSEEDVQRAVDAAVDRFGGIDICVNNASSIATEPTEQLSAKKFDLMQDINVRGTFLLARACLPHLRKSPAPHVLTIAPPLNMNPYWLGVHPSYTLSKYGMTLLTLGWAAEYAEAGVACNCLWPETYIATSAVANSPDGGELLAKARSPQIMADAAVEILRRPAAEANGQCYIDADVLAEAGVTDFSGYGGGPEPLMDFFVDRPLGVGVNAG, from the coding sequence TTGGCAGGCACCGAATTCTCCGGCCGCACCATGGTGGTGTCCGGCGCAAGCCGCGGTATCGGACTGGCCATCGGACTGGGTGCCGCACGCTTGGGCGCCAATGTGGTCCTACTGGCCAAGACGGCCGAGCCGCATCCCCGCCTGCCCGGAACGGTGCACACCGCCGCCGCCGAGATCGAGGAAGCCGGCGGCAAAGCTCTTGCCGTCGTGGGTGATGTGCGTAGCGAAGAAGACGTGCAGCGGGCGGTCGACGCCGCGGTGGACCGATTCGGCGGCATCGACATCTGCGTGAACAACGCCAGCTCGATTGCGACCGAGCCGACGGAACAGCTGTCCGCCAAGAAGTTCGACCTCATGCAAGACATCAACGTCCGCGGGACGTTCCTGTTGGCCAGGGCATGCCTGCCTCATCTGCGGAAGTCCCCCGCGCCGCACGTGCTGACGATCGCGCCCCCGCTCAACATGAATCCGTACTGGCTGGGCGTGCATCCCTCCTACACGCTGTCCAAGTACGGGATGACGTTGTTGACGCTGGGCTGGGCGGCCGAATACGCCGAAGCCGGGGTCGCCTGCAACTGCCTGTGGCCGGAGACCTACATCGCGACCTCCGCGGTGGCCAACTCCCCCGACGGCGGTGAGTTACTCGCGAAGGCACGCAGCCCGCAGATCATGGCGGATGCCGCCGTGGAGATCCTGCGGCGCCCTGCCGCTGAGGCCAATGGCCAGTGCTACATCGACGCCGACGTGCTCGCCGAGGCCGGCGTGACGGACTTCTCCGGCTACGGGGGTGGCCCAGAGCCGCTGATGGATTTCTTCGTCGACCGGCCGCTGGGGGTCGGGGTCAACGCGGGCTGA
- a CDS encoding DUF732 domain-containing protein has product MKSTTLAAAVMGLAVALAAPAHADPDTDFARELHTYGIYGPRDYNAWLGKIVCERLDKGVDGDAAKSVRFITPNLQKGTNQAQAWQFLGASVNTYCPDKRPVLERAAQQG; this is encoded by the coding sequence ATGAAATCGACGACCCTCGCCGCAGCGGTCATGGGCTTGGCCGTGGCACTGGCAGCACCCGCCCACGCCGACCCCGACACCGATTTCGCCCGGGAACTGCACACCTACGGGATCTACGGCCCGCGGGACTACAACGCCTGGCTGGGCAAGATCGTGTGCGAGCGGTTGGACAAGGGTGTCGACGGCGACGCGGCCAAGTCGGTCCGCTTCATCACCCCCAACCTGCAGAAGGGCACCAACCAGGCGCAGGCCTGGCAGTTCCTCGGCGCCTCGGTAAACACCTACTGCCCGGACAAGCGCCCGGTGCTGGAGCGCGCGGCACAGCAAGGCTGA
- a CDS encoding TetR/AcrR family transcriptional regulator, which produces MPVQARSRPQQQRAREMRTRLLDTARQLIARRGVETLTTQAIADAAHVSIGTVYRYFPDRAAIIAELVDNATREISFELVRSVGQAIDLEVDQAALLVVDTLTTVYEQHAPILLAALTSSSFDLPPYLNHTAMDEIERSLLPLGTVIPSRSRPDLSPAELDDLVFVTMGVTSSACLRIALQRPATADRDAMVRLTATMLAAALKTPGAA; this is translated from the coding sequence ATGCCCGTCCAGGCACGTTCGCGGCCGCAGCAGCAGCGAGCCCGCGAGATGCGCACCCGGCTGCTCGACACCGCCCGCCAGCTGATCGCGCGCCGCGGTGTGGAAACACTGACCACGCAGGCCATCGCCGATGCCGCGCACGTCAGCATCGGCACTGTATATCGGTATTTTCCGGACCGCGCCGCCATCATCGCCGAGCTGGTGGACAACGCGACCAGAGAGATCTCGTTCGAGCTGGTGCGCAGTGTCGGACAGGCCATCGACCTCGAGGTGGACCAGGCGGCGTTGCTGGTCGTCGACACCCTGACGACGGTCTATGAGCAGCACGCCCCGATCCTGCTGGCGGCGCTGACATCCTCATCTTTTGACCTGCCGCCGTACCTCAACCACACTGCGATGGACGAGATCGAGCGCAGCCTGCTGCCGCTGGGCACTGTGATCCCGAGCAGGTCCCGGCCGGACCTGTCACCGGCAGAGTTGGACGACCTGGTGTTCGTGACCATGGGCGTGACGTCGAGCGCCTGCCTGCGCATCGCATTGCAGCGGCCCGCTACTGCAGACCGCGACGCGATGGTGCGGCTGACGGCGACCATGCTGGCCGCTGCGCTCAAGACCCCCGGCGCCGCCTAA
- a CDS encoding tellurite resistance/C4-dicarboxylate transporter family protein, with product MVPATGTREAIRTLNPGYFALVMASGMVSTAMYHQNSHWVSVLLLWVTVASYLVLIAVSTVRVMAFRREFLADLYDSGRAFGFFTFVSATNVLGARLVIDGHSSVAVGLLVVSTLTWLVLGYLIPWTAVLGTAERPVVRRANGTWFIWVVASQSIAVLAAVLEVEVSEPWRQSLALLAVTSWSVGVFLYGAAGIFVALRLLLYPLLPEDLVPQYWVAMGATAITVLAGAHIVEMAEAPMVHATRGLIAGTSVVFWAFGTWLIPPMIAAGVWRHVVHRISLRYEAPWWSVIFPLGMYGVGSHYLGQADHLPIVYYIGSVESWIALAAWSITFVLMLHHLAVTLGPGRSARLPGGRSAQPGAVGAEEMQSGHVEAQ from the coding sequence ATGGTGCCGGCGACGGGGACCCGCGAGGCCATCCGCACACTCAACCCGGGCTATTTCGCGTTGGTGATGGCCAGCGGCATGGTGTCGACAGCCATGTACCACCAGAACTCCCACTGGGTTTCGGTGCTGCTGTTGTGGGTGACGGTGGCCTCATACCTGGTGCTGATCGCGGTATCGACCGTGCGCGTCATGGCCTTTCGGCGCGAATTCCTGGCCGATCTCTACGATTCCGGACGTGCATTCGGCTTCTTCACGTTCGTCTCCGCCACCAATGTGCTCGGCGCTCGGCTGGTCATCGATGGGCACAGCAGTGTCGCCGTCGGCCTGCTGGTGGTCAGCACACTGACCTGGCTGGTGCTGGGTTATCTGATTCCGTGGACCGCCGTGCTGGGCACCGCGGAGCGGCCGGTGGTGCGCCGGGCCAACGGCACCTGGTTCATCTGGGTGGTGGCCAGCCAGTCCATCGCGGTGTTGGCCGCGGTACTCGAGGTGGAGGTGTCCGAGCCGTGGCGCCAAAGCCTGGCGCTGCTCGCGGTGACGTCCTGGTCGGTGGGAGTGTTCCTCTACGGCGCCGCCGGAATCTTTGTCGCGCTGCGGCTGCTGCTCTATCCGCTGCTTCCCGAGGACCTCGTTCCGCAGTACTGGGTGGCGATGGGCGCCACCGCGATCACCGTGCTGGCCGGTGCTCATATCGTCGAGATGGCCGAAGCGCCGATGGTCCACGCCACCCGCGGTCTGATCGCCGGAACGTCGGTGGTGTTCTGGGCGTTCGGCACGTGGCTGATCCCGCCGATGATCGCCGCCGGAGTGTGGCGCCATGTTGTGCATCGCATTTCACTTCGCTACGAAGCGCCCTGGTGGAGCGTGATCTTCCCGCTGGGCATGTACGGGGTGGGCAGTCACTACCTGGGGCAGGCCGACCATCTGCCGATCGTCTACTACATCGGATCGGTCGAGAGCTGGATCGCCCTGGCCGCCTGGAGCATTACGTTCGTCCTGATGCTGCACCACTTGGCGGTCACCCTCGGGCCCGGGCGGAGTGCCAGGCTCCCGGGCGGCCGCTCAGCCCAGCCGGGCGCCGTCGGTGCCGAAGAAATGCAGAGCGGTCACGTCGAAGCCCAGTGA
- a CDS encoding heavy metal translocating P-type ATPase, with the protein MRIQASNFRNSPLMAVAIEDGVSQVPGVRAVHAYPRTASVVIWYSAERCDRAAILSAIAAAQRTPAASVAARAPHSTEGREGSLGQRVIDWSARVRSGSGNEASDRRLGNDGCCDHDGSGPEPQRIWDVVKVRRAALSGALLTASAISAWVPPLVPIAFGLKVTALAVGASTFAPSSLRRLAQGRIGVGSLMTIAAAGAVGLGQVGEAAALAFLFSISEGLEEYAVARTRRGLRALLSLVPEQATVVRSGTETIVAAGELRVGDLMIVKPGERLATDGIIVAGRTALDMSAITGESVPVEAGRGDEVYAGSINGTGVLQVQVTATADNNSLARIVHIVEAEQARKGASQRLADRIARPLVPSIMIGAALIAGVGSILGSPAVWIERALVVLVAASPCALAIAVPVTVVAAIGAAAKIGVLIKGGAALETLGTVGAIALDKTGTLTANRPTVIEVATANGASRGDVLVVAAALEARSEHPLAAAILAASQPGGPVASDVQAFPGAGLSGTLDGHAVRLGRPGWLDPGALADQVTRMQKGGATAVLVERDSQLLGAIAVRDELRPEAAEAISALHDGGYRVSMLTGDNHATATALADQAGIAYVFAELRPEDKARLIAQMRADRPTAMVGDGVNDAPALAAADLGIAMGAMGTDVAIETADVALMGQDLRHLPYALRHARRSRQIMLQNVGLSLGIITVLMPLAVFGTLGLTAVVLVHELAEVVVIANGVRAGRMGPAALGAHR; encoded by the coding sequence ATGCGAATTCAGGCCAGCAACTTTCGCAATAGCCCCCTGATGGCTGTGGCGATCGAGGACGGGGTGTCTCAAGTGCCCGGGGTGCGTGCGGTGCATGCCTATCCACGCACCGCATCGGTAGTGATCTGGTATTCGGCCGAGCGATGCGACCGTGCAGCAATACTGTCGGCGATCGCCGCCGCCCAGCGAACCCCGGCAGCATCTGTGGCCGCTCGCGCCCCGCATTCGACCGAGGGCCGCGAGGGCAGTCTTGGGCAGCGGGTCATTGATTGGAGCGCCCGGGTCCGCTCAGGCTCCGGCAACGAGGCGTCAGATCGGCGGCTGGGGAACGACGGCTGTTGTGATCACGACGGCAGTGGTCCCGAACCACAGCGCATCTGGGATGTCGTGAAGGTCCGCCGAGCAGCGCTGTCGGGAGCACTGCTGACGGCTTCGGCGATCAGTGCCTGGGTCCCTCCCCTGGTCCCGATTGCGTTCGGGCTCAAAGTCACCGCGCTGGCAGTGGGGGCCTCGACATTTGCGCCCTCCAGCCTTCGGCGTCTGGCGCAGGGCCGCATCGGCGTGGGCTCATTGATGACCATCGCCGCGGCCGGGGCGGTCGGACTGGGGCAGGTCGGCGAGGCCGCGGCGCTGGCGTTCTTGTTCTCGATCAGCGAGGGCTTGGAAGAATACGCGGTGGCTCGCACCCGTCGTGGCCTGCGCGCTCTGCTCTCACTGGTCCCAGAACAGGCCACCGTCGTGCGCTCTGGCACCGAAACGATCGTGGCTGCAGGCGAACTGCGTGTCGGTGACCTGATGATCGTCAAACCCGGCGAGCGACTGGCCACAGACGGCATCATCGTTGCCGGCCGCACCGCGCTCGACATGTCCGCGATCACCGGCGAATCCGTTCCGGTCGAGGCCGGTCGCGGTGACGAGGTATATGCCGGGTCGATCAACGGCACCGGCGTGTTACAGGTTCAGGTCACCGCGACTGCCGATAACAACTCACTGGCACGCATTGTGCATATCGTGGAGGCCGAGCAAGCCCGCAAGGGCGCAAGTCAGCGGCTGGCCGACCGCATTGCGCGACCATTGGTGCCCAGCATCATGATTGGTGCAGCGTTGATCGCCGGCGTAGGCAGCATCCTGGGCAGCCCGGCGGTATGGATTGAGCGCGCACTTGTTGTGCTAGTGGCGGCCTCGCCGTGCGCGCTCGCCATCGCGGTGCCGGTGACGGTGGTGGCAGCTATCGGCGCGGCAGCCAAGATCGGCGTCCTGATCAAGGGCGGAGCTGCGCTCGAAACCCTCGGCACCGTCGGTGCGATTGCCCTGGACAAGACGGGAACATTGACAGCGAACCGGCCTACCGTCATCGAAGTTGCCACCGCCAACGGCGCTTCCAGAGGCGACGTGCTCGTGGTGGCCGCTGCACTCGAAGCGCGCAGTGAGCATCCGCTGGCGGCAGCGATTCTCGCCGCGTCCCAGCCGGGCGGGCCCGTCGCCAGCGACGTGCAGGCGTTCCCTGGGGCCGGGCTGAGTGGCACTCTGGATGGCCACGCTGTCCGACTGGGTCGGCCCGGTTGGCTCGATCCGGGCGCGCTCGCCGATCAGGTGACACGGATGCAAAAGGGCGGTGCCACTGCGGTTCTGGTCGAACGTGACAGCCAGCTACTGGGTGCCATCGCCGTGCGCGACGAACTGCGCCCTGAGGCCGCCGAGGCCATCTCCGCGTTACACGACGGCGGCTACCGGGTATCGATGCTCACCGGCGACAATCACGCCACTGCCACGGCGCTGGCCGATCAAGCCGGAATTGCGTACGTTTTCGCCGAACTGCGGCCCGAAGACAAGGCCCGCTTGATCGCACAAATGCGCGCCGACCGCCCCACCGCGATGGTCGGTGACGGCGTCAACGACGCTCCGGCCCTGGCCGCCGCGGACCTGGGAATCGCGATGGGCGCCATGGGAACCGACGTCGCCATTGAGACCGCCGATGTTGCCCTGATGGGCCAAGACCTCCGCCATCTCCCCTATGCACTGCGCCATGCCCGTCGTTCCCGCCAGATCATGCTGCAAAACGTCGGTCTGTCTCTGGGCATCATCACGGTGCTGATGCCGCTAGCAGTCTTCGGGACTCTCGGGTTGACCGCGGTGGTGTTGGTTCACGAGCTCGCTGAAGTGGTCGTCATTGCCAACGGTGTGCGCGCCGGACGCATGGGTCCCGCCGCGCTGGGCGCACATCGCTAG
- a CDS encoding ABC transporter ATP-binding protein: MASVTFDSVTRRYPGADRPALDALNLAVSDGEFMVLVGPSGCGKTTTLRMLAGLEPVDAGHIYIGDHDVTAADPGHRDVAMVFQNYALYPHMTVAQNMGFALRVAKTPKAEIRARVSEAAQLLGLTELLGRKPKDLSGGERQRVAMGRAIIRRPQVFLMDEPLSNLDAMLRVQTRNQIAELQRRLGITTVYVTHDQVEAMTMGDRVAVLRDGVLQQCAPPRELYRTPANVFVAGFIGSPAMNLFTVPVVDRAVTLGGYRVGVPVEISSAATQLVVGIRPEHLQIADRGIGVEVDFVEELGADTYLYGTAADSQTSQSVVARVPGNTEVRSHARLSLGFDVTALHFFGTDGARLG; encoded by the coding sequence GTGGCTTCAGTGACCTTCGACTCGGTGACCCGGCGCTATCCGGGCGCCGACCGCCCCGCCCTGGACGCATTGAATCTGGCGGTCTCCGACGGAGAGTTCATGGTGCTGGTCGGGCCGTCGGGCTGCGGCAAGACGACGACGCTGCGGATGCTGGCCGGCCTGGAACCCGTTGACGCCGGTCATATCTACATCGGCGACCACGACGTCACCGCGGCCGACCCCGGCCATCGCGACGTCGCCATGGTGTTCCAGAACTACGCCCTGTATCCGCACATGACCGTGGCGCAGAACATGGGTTTCGCCCTCAGGGTGGCCAAGACCCCCAAGGCCGAGATCCGCGCCAGGGTGTCGGAAGCCGCCCAGCTGCTGGGCCTGACCGAACTCTTGGGGCGCAAGCCCAAGGATCTTTCCGGCGGTGAACGCCAACGAGTCGCGATGGGCCGCGCGATCATACGACGCCCGCAGGTCTTCTTGATGGACGAGCCACTGTCGAACCTGGATGCCATGCTGAGGGTGCAGACCCGTAACCAGATCGCCGAACTGCAGCGGCGGCTGGGGATCACCACCGTCTATGTCACCCACGATCAGGTGGAGGCCATGACGATGGGCGATCGGGTCGCGGTATTGCGCGACGGGGTGCTGCAGCAGTGCGCCCCGCCACGCGAGCTCTACCGCACGCCGGCCAATGTGTTCGTCGCCGGGTTCATCGGATCTCCGGCGATGAACCTGTTCACCGTTCCCGTCGTCGACCGCGCGGTGACGCTGGGTGGCTATCGCGTCGGTGTACCTGTGGAAATATCTTCTGCGGCAACGCAGCTGGTCGTCGGTATTCGCCCCGAGCACCTGCAGATCGCCGATCGCGGGATCGGTGTCGAGGTGGACTTCGTCGAGGAACTGGGCGCCGACACCTACCTGTACGGCACGGCGGCTGATTCCCAGACCTCGCAATCAGTGGTCGCCCGGGTTCCCGGCAACACCGAGGTGCGCTCGCACGCCCGGCTGTCACTGGGCTTCGACGTGACCGCTCTGCATTTCTTCGGCACCGACGGCGCCCGGCTGGGCTGA